TCACCCAAAACCACTCATTTTCCTTCGGAGATATATCTCTCTCCGAAGATGCTTATCTTCAAATTGAAAATAGGGAGGCGGATCTCACACTGGATCAAATAGGTCGTCAGGTAACAATATGGAAGAATTTCGTCACCCTTGCGTTAGATGAAGAAATATTCCCGACTCGGGTGATTGGGTATACAGAGTCTGTGTCGGGGGCAGAAGGGAGGGACATAGAGATAATGAGCACGGCGTACAGAAGCGGTGATATGGACCGTACATATCATCCAACGAAAGTAAACTTTGACTTTAGCGATATAGAACAGAACGTCTCAGAAGTTCTCTCAAACTGGCTTGATCAATCAGACAGATTCACATCGGCATATGGGCTGTATTTTTCGGTTGTATACCAATCTCCTATGCAAATTGAGAATCAATATTTGATACTTTCATCGGCCTTGGAGAGTTTCTATCAAGAGAAAACAGAAGATCCAGTTGGACTTGCCGCTGAGAATCGTCTTGACGAAGTCTTGAGGGCGATCGTAGATGAATACAAAAGTGTGTTGTCACACCTTCCGTGGGAGCCAGATGAGATGCTGTCAAAGATTCTTGAAATGAGGAATTCAATCATACACGGAATGAATATTGACTCCAGTAATAGCATGACTCTCTACGATCAAGTGCTGTTTCTTCAGGCACTCCTCGAAACCGCGTTTCTCACAGAGCTTGGTATTCCAGAGGAACACACACGAGAACGACTAAACGACAAATACACACGTCAGAGACCGTTTGTTGTCACTAAGAATACTGACGACACCAGTGAAAGCTGAGATATTATCAGTTTCTTATTCTCCGAGG
This window of the Halococcus salsus genome carries:
- a CDS encoding HEPN domain-containing protein yields the protein MTKNIEFRGHWWLPESEDSTAGIATFDADDGIQLDLFSTLGESVSIDDIPRHDRIYGVTTDAELITLNDCIQSGASMNSSGDVSVRTSSYTAKQLLVGHHFEESSIQFDKFRIRFPLLQDWLGLSGIKGLPTGDEFEVAYTSPEKISTNHGPWNLEFSVTQNHSFSFGDISLSEDAYLQIENREADLTLDQIGRQVTIWKNFVTLALDEEIFPTRVIGYTESVSGAEGRDIEIMSTAYRSGDMDRTYHPTKVNFDFSDIEQNVSEVLSNWLDQSDRFTSAYGLYFSVVYQSPMQIENQYLILSSALESFYQEKTEDPVGLAAENRLDEVLRAIVDEYKSVLSHLPWEPDEMLSKILEMRNSIIHGMNIDSSNSMTLYDQVLFLQALLETAFLTELGIPEEHTRERLNDKYTRQRPFVVTKNTDDTSES